From Miscanthus floridulus cultivar M001 chromosome 15, ASM1932011v1, whole genome shotgun sequence, the proteins below share one genomic window:
- the LOC136507336 gene encoding uncharacterized protein has translation MDIPYIGRFPLVLDATVKKVLFRKVLVYDESTLNLLFAEALKDPGLRVEDLTPSDSSLGVVPGRASCPLGEITLLVQFGTASNFRVEHINFYVADFNTAYHAILGRLALPKFMAIPHYAYLVLKMPAPVGVLALWANLSIGYAYEIESLSLTKATDLSI, from the coding sequence atggacatcccttacatagggcgcTTCCCCCTTGTTCTCGATGCAACTGtcaagaaagtactctttagGAAAGTACTCGTCTACGATGAAAGCACCCTAAACCTGCTCTTCGCCGAAGCCCTAAAGGATCCGGGCCTTAGAGTAGAAGACCTAactccctctgactcctccttgggggtggtacctggtagggcatcttgtccgcttggagagatcaccctcctggtACAATTTGGCACAGCTAGCAACTtccgtgtcgagcacatcaacttctacgttgctgacttcaacaccgcctaccacgccatacttggtcggctagctctgcccaagttcatggccataccacactacgcCTATCTAGTATTGAAGATGCCAGCGCCTGTAGGAGTTCTggctctatgggccaacctctccatcggcTATGCCTACGAAATAGAGAGTCTCTCCCtcaccaaagccaccgacctctccatctag